Proteins encoded together in one Mus pahari chromosome 9, PAHARI_EIJ_v1.1, whole genome shotgun sequence window:
- the LOC110326959 gene encoding D-dopachrome decarboxylase isoform X1 translates to MPFVELETNLPASRIPAGLENRLCAATATILDKPEDRVSVTIRPGMTLLMNKSTEPCAHLLVSSIGVVGTAEQNRTHSASFFKFLTEELSLDQDRIVIRFFPLEAWQIGKKGTVMTFL, encoded by the exons ATGCCATTCGTTGAGTTGGAAACAAACTTGCCGGCTAGCCGCATACCTGCGGGGCTGGAGAACCGGCTGTGTGCAGCCACAGCCACCATCCTGGACAAACCCGAAGAC CGCGTGAGCGTTACGATACGACCTGGCATGACCTTGTTGATGAACAAATCCACAGAGCCCTGTGCCCACCTTCTGGTCTCTTCCATCGGCGTTGTGGGCACCGCGGAGCAGAACCGCACTCACAGTGCCAGCTTCTTCAAGTTCCTCACCGAGGAGCTGTCCCTGGACCAGGACCG gATCGTTATCCGCTTCTTCCCCTTGGAGGCCTGGCAGATCGGAAAGAAAGGAACTGTCATGACGTTTCTGTGA
- the LOC110326652 gene encoding glutathione S-transferase theta-3 — translation MGLELYLDLMSQPCRAVYIFAKKNGIPFQLRTIELLKGQQYTDSFAQVNPLRKVPALKDGDFVLAESVAILLYLSRKYKAPDHWYPQDLQNRARVDEYLAWQHTALRSCCTRAMWQKMMFPMFLGQPVPPEMLASTLAELDGCLQVLEDKFLQNQAFLTGSHISVADLVAITELMHPVSAGCKIFESRPKLAAWRQRVEAAVGEGLFQEAHEVVLKAKDMPPLMDPALKEKLKLSVQCLLH, via the exons ATGGGTCTGGAGCTCTACCTGGACCTGATGTCCCAACCTTGCCGTGCTGTCTACATCTTCGCCAAGAAGAACGGCATCCCCTTCCAGCTGCGTACCATAGAGCTGCTTAAAG GTCAGCAGTACACAGATTCCTTCGCCCAGGTGAACCCTTTGAGGAAGGTGCCAGCTTTGAAGGATGGGGACTTCGTCTTGGCAGAGAG TGTGGCCATCTTGCTGTATCTGAGTAGAAAGTACAAGGCCCCCGACCACTGGTACCCTCAGGACTTGCAGAATCGAGCTCGTGTAGACGAGTACctggcatggcagcacacagcccTGCGGAGTTGCTGCACCAGGGCCATGTGGCAGAAG ATGATGTTCCCTATGTTCCTGGGACAGCCTGTACCTCCTGAGATGCTGGCATCCACCTTGGCTGAACTGGATGGGTGCCTGCAGGTGCTAGAGGACAAGTTCCTGCAGAACCAGGCCTTCCTTACAGGATCCCATATCTCCGTGGCTGACTTGGTGGCCATCACAGAGCTGATGCAT CCTGTCAGTGCTGGCTGCAAAATCTTTGAGAGCCGACCCAAACTGGCTGCGTGGCGTCAGAGAGTGGAAGCTGCAGTGGGGGAGGGCCTCTTCCAGGAGGCCCATGAAGTTGTCCTGAAGGCCAAGGATATGCCTCCCTTGATGGACCCTGCCCTGAAGGAGAAGCTGAAGCTCTCTGTACAGTGTTTGCTGCATTGA
- the LOC110326959 gene encoding D-dopachrome decarboxylase isoform X2, which translates to MPFVELETNLPASRIPAGLENRLCAATATILDKPEDRVSVTIRPGMTLLMNKSTEPCAHLLVSSIGVVGTAEQNRTHSASFFKFLTEELSLDQDRPGRSERKELS; encoded by the exons ATGCCATTCGTTGAGTTGGAAACAAACTTGCCGGCTAGCCGCATACCTGCGGGGCTGGAGAACCGGCTGTGTGCAGCCACAGCCACCATCCTGGACAAACCCGAAGAC CGCGTGAGCGTTACGATACGACCTGGCATGACCTTGTTGATGAACAAATCCACAGAGCCCTGTGCCCACCTTCTGGTCTCTTCCATCGGCGTTGTGGGCACCGCGGAGCAGAACCGCACTCACAGTGCCAGCTTCTTCAAGTTCCTCACCGAGGAGCTGTCCCTGGACCAGGACCG GCCTGGCAGATCGGAAAGAAAGGAACTGTCATGA